From a single Nicotiana tabacum cultivar K326 chromosome 8, ASM71507v2, whole genome shotgun sequence genomic region:
- the LOC107787110 gene encoding uncharacterized protein LOC107787110 — translation MNEQVAEQVAPLVPENSNREKPASNAQRVIPAPFPERLVKQKKEDQYKKFMEILRQIQLNIPLMDALREMPGYAKMMKDLMSRNFDFQDLSTVTLTQTCSAVVAKPMAQNMSDPGSFTIPCTIRSYAFAKVLCDLEVSINLMSLAVYTKLGIGRSRPTSMLLQLADRTVKRPTGILDDVLVQVGKFVFPADFVILDCQVDEEIPLILGRPFLATGRALIDCETGELKMRLNDEEVIFNVQQSMRRPSEYANCSLVEAVDVIMQEDDMTLIVKDQLEACLTNLEEMYGEGLTEWVMALEGRGFWSREPQFESLELEKGPLLQQSHQ, via the coding sequence atgaaTGAGCAAGTTGCAGAAcaggtggcacctcttgtgccagaaaaTTCTAACAGAGAGAAGCCAGCAAgcaatgcacaaagggtgatacctgCACCCTTCCCTGAGAGACTGGTCAAACAAAAGAAGGAAGACCAATATAAGAAGTTCATGGAGATTCTGCGTCAAATTCAGTTGAATATTCCTTTGATGGATGCCTTGAGGGAGATGCCCGGTTATGCTAAGATGATGAAAGATCTAATGTCACGgaattttgattttcaggatttATCCACTGTAACTTTGACACAGACCTGCAGTGCAGTGGTGGCAAAACCGATGGCTCAAAATATGTCGGACCCAGGTAGCTTCACTATTCCATGCACAATTAGAAGTTATGCCTTTGCAAAGGTGTTGTGTGATTTGGAAGTCAGCATAAATCTGATGTCTCTGGCTGTGTACACCAAACTGGGCATTGGTAGATCTAGGCCAACTTCGATGCTGCTACAGCTGGCTGACCGCACAGTGAAGAGGCCCACTGGTattcttgatgatgtgttggtacaaGTAGGGAAATTCGTTTTCCCTGCAGACTTTGTTATCTTGGATTGTCAGGTGGATGAGGAGATACCCCTTATTTTAGGGAGACCATTTTTAGCCACGGGGAGAGCACTGATCGACTGTGAAACTGGGGAATTAAAAATGAGATTGAACGATGAAGAAGTTATATTCAATGTTCAGCAATCTATGAGGAGACCCAGTGAATATGCTAATTGCTCTCTAGTGGAAGCAGTGGATGTAATCATGCAAGAAGATGATATGACCCTAATTGTAAAAGATCAATTGGAGGCATGTCTGACGAATTTAGAAGAAATGTATGGTGAAGGGTTAACTGAATGGGTCATGGCACTGGAAGGCCGAGGATTTTGGTCaagggaacctcagttcgagTCCCTTGAGCTAGAAAAAGGGCCACTCCTCCAGCAAAGCCATCAATAG